The following coding sequences lie in one Hippopotamus amphibius kiboko isolate mHipAmp2 chromosome 17, mHipAmp2.hap2, whole genome shotgun sequence genomic window:
- the SERPINF2 gene encoding alpha-2-antiplasmin isoform X1, whose translation MARLWGLLVLSWSCLQSPCSAFSPVSAMEPLSLQLRSEETQQKLLPLSLLKLGNQKPTAHTALMKAPGDCQGAPTLEQTRRLAQAMMAFTADLFSLVAQSSTRPNLILSPLSVALALSHLALGAQNQTLRRLQQVLHVDSGPCLPHLLSRLCRDLGPGAFRLAARMYLQKGFPVKEDFLEQSEELFGAKPMSLTGRKGDDLANINQWVKEATEGKIEDFLSDLPDDTVLLLLNAIHFQGFWKSKFDPNLTQRDTFHLDEQFTVPVDMMQSRTYPLRWFLLEQPEIQVAHFPFKNNMSFVVIVPLHFEWNVSQVLANLSWDILHQPLVRERPTKVQLPKLYLKYQLDLVATLSQLGLQELFQAPDLRGISDQRLVVSSVQHQSTLELREAGVEAAAATSTAMSRMSLSSFSVNRPFLFFILEDSTSLPLFVGSVRNPNPGAQPERKEQQDSPDHRDSFQNQKAYPRGDKPFGPDLKLEPPSEEDYPQPSSPK comes from the exons AGCTGGTCCTGCCTGCAAAGCCCCTGCTCAGCG TTCTCTCCTGTGAGTGCCATGGAGCCCTTGAGCCTGCAG CTAAGGAGCGAGGAGACCCAGCAGAAGCTGCTCCCACTGTCCCTCCTCAAGCTGGGCAACCAG AAGCCTACTGCCCACACTGCCCTGATGAAGGCCCCAGGAGACTGCCAGGGGGCCCCAACCCTGGAGCAGACCCGCAGGCTGGCCCAGGCCATGATGGCCTTCACCGCGGACCTCTTCTCCCTGGTGGCCCAAAGCTCCACCAGGCCCAACCTCATCCTGTCACCTCTGAGTGTGGCCCTGGCCCTGTCACATCTGGCACTAG GTGCTCAGAACCAAACGCTGCGGAGGCTGCAGCAGGTGCTGCACGTGGACTCCGGGCCCTGCCTCCCGCACCTGCTCAGCCGCCTCTGCCGGGACCTGGGCCCTGGGGCTTTCCGATTGGCTGCCAGAATGTACCTGCAGAAAG GATTTCCTGTCAAAGAGGACTTCCTGGAACAATCAGAAGAGCTCTTTGGTGCAAAGCCCATGAGCCTGACGGGAAGGAAGGGGGATGACCTGGCGAACATCAACCAATGGGTGAAGGAGGCCACGGAGGGGAAGATTGAGGATTTCCTCTCAGATCTGCCGGATGACACAGTGTTGCTTCTTCTCAATGCCATCCACTTCCAGG GCTTTTGGAAGAGCAAGTTCGACCCGAATCTCACGCAGAGGGACACTTTCCACCTGGACGAGCAGTTCACGGTGCCAGTGGACATGATGCAATCCCGCACATACCCGCTGCGCTGGTTCCTGCTGGAGCAGCCTGAGATCCAG GTGGCTCATTTCCCCTTTAAGAATAACATGAGCTTTGTGGTCATCGTGCCCCTCCACTTTGAGTGGAATGTGTCCCAGGTGCTGGCCAATCTGAGCTGGGACATCCTGCACCAGCCCTTGGTGCGAGAGAGGCCCACCAAGGTCCAGCTGCCAAAGCTGTATCTGAAATACCAACTCGACCTGGTGGCCACCCTCAGCCAGCTAG GCCTGCAGGAGCTGTTCCAGGCCCCGGACCTGCGTGGGATCTCGGACCAGAGGCTGGTGGTGTCCAGCGTGCAGCATCAGTCCACACTGGAGCTCAGAGAGGCCGGCGTGGAGGCGGCCGCGGCAACCAGCACGGCCATGTCCCGGATGTCCCTCTCCTCCTTCAGCGTGAACCGGcccttcctcttcttcatcctcGAGGACAGCACGAGCCTGCCCCTCTTTGTGGGCAGCGTGAGGAACCCCAACCCTGGTGCGCAGCCGGAGCGCAAGGAGCAGCAGGATTCCCCTGACCACAGGGACTCTTTCCAGAACCAGAAGGCCTACCCCCGCGGAGACAAGCCCTTCGGCCCTGACTTGAAACTGGAGCCCCCCTCGGAGGAGGATTACCCCCAACCTAGCAGCCCCAAGTGA
- the SERPINF2 gene encoding alpha-2-antiplasmin isoform X2: MARLWGLLVLSWSCLQSPCSAGFPRLSSSLSQQFSPVSAMEPLSLQLRSEETQQKLLPLSLLKLGNQKPTAHTALMKAPGDCQGAPTLEQTRRLAQAMMAFTADLFSLVAQSSTRPNLILSPLSVALALSHLALGAQNQTLRRLQQVLHVDSGPCLPHLLSRLCRDLGPGAFRLAARMYLQKGFPVKEDFLEQSEELFGAKPMSLTGRKGDDLANINQWVKEATEGKIEDFLSDLPDDTVLLLLNAIHFQGFWKSKFDPNLTQRDTFHLDEQFTVPVDMMQSRTYPLRWFLLEQPEIQVAHFPFKNNMSFVVIVPLHFEWNVSQVLANLSWDILHQPLVRERPTKVQLPKLYLKYQLDLVATLSQLGLQELFQAPDLRGISDQRLVVSSVQHQSTLELREAGVEAAAATSTAMSRMSLSSFSVNRPFLFFILEDSTSLPLFVGSVRNPNPGAQPERKEQQDSPDHRDSFQNQKAYPRGDKPFGPDLKLEPPSEEDYPQPSSPK; the protein is encoded by the exons AGCTGGTCCTGCCTGCAAAGCCCCTGCTCAGCG GGGTTCCCTCGCCTCTCCTCATCCCTTTCTCAACAGTTCTCTCCTGTGAGTGCCATGGAGCCCTTGAGCCTGCAG CTAAGGAGCGAGGAGACCCAGCAGAAGCTGCTCCCACTGTCCCTCCTCAAGCTGGGCAACCAG AAGCCTACTGCCCACACTGCCCTGATGAAGGCCCCAGGAGACTGCCAGGGGGCCCCAACCCTGGAGCAGACCCGCAGGCTGGCCCAGGCCATGATGGCCTTCACCGCGGACCTCTTCTCCCTGGTGGCCCAAAGCTCCACCAGGCCCAACCTCATCCTGTCACCTCTGAGTGTGGCCCTGGCCCTGTCACATCTGGCACTAG GTGCTCAGAACCAAACGCTGCGGAGGCTGCAGCAGGTGCTGCACGTGGACTCCGGGCCCTGCCTCCCGCACCTGCTCAGCCGCCTCTGCCGGGACCTGGGCCCTGGGGCTTTCCGATTGGCTGCCAGAATGTACCTGCAGAAAG GATTTCCTGTCAAAGAGGACTTCCTGGAACAATCAGAAGAGCTCTTTGGTGCAAAGCCCATGAGCCTGACGGGAAGGAAGGGGGATGACCTGGCGAACATCAACCAATGGGTGAAGGAGGCCACGGAGGGGAAGATTGAGGATTTCCTCTCAGATCTGCCGGATGACACAGTGTTGCTTCTTCTCAATGCCATCCACTTCCAGG GCTTTTGGAAGAGCAAGTTCGACCCGAATCTCACGCAGAGGGACACTTTCCACCTGGACGAGCAGTTCACGGTGCCAGTGGACATGATGCAATCCCGCACATACCCGCTGCGCTGGTTCCTGCTGGAGCAGCCTGAGATCCAG GTGGCTCATTTCCCCTTTAAGAATAACATGAGCTTTGTGGTCATCGTGCCCCTCCACTTTGAGTGGAATGTGTCCCAGGTGCTGGCCAATCTGAGCTGGGACATCCTGCACCAGCCCTTGGTGCGAGAGAGGCCCACCAAGGTCCAGCTGCCAAAGCTGTATCTGAAATACCAACTCGACCTGGTGGCCACCCTCAGCCAGCTAG GCCTGCAGGAGCTGTTCCAGGCCCCGGACCTGCGTGGGATCTCGGACCAGAGGCTGGTGGTGTCCAGCGTGCAGCATCAGTCCACACTGGAGCTCAGAGAGGCCGGCGTGGAGGCGGCCGCGGCAACCAGCACGGCCATGTCCCGGATGTCCCTCTCCTCCTTCAGCGTGAACCGGcccttcctcttcttcatcctcGAGGACAGCACGAGCCTGCCCCTCTTTGTGGGCAGCGTGAGGAACCCCAACCCTGGTGCGCAGCCGGAGCGCAAGGAGCAGCAGGATTCCCCTGACCACAGGGACTCTTTCCAGAACCAGAAGGCCTACCCCCGCGGAGACAAGCCCTTCGGCCCTGACTTGAAACTGGAGCCCCCCTCGGAGGAGGATTACCCCCAACCTAGCAGCCCCAAGTGA